Proteins encoded by one window of Pseudomonas tructae:
- a CDS encoding UvrD-helicase domain-containing protein, with protein sequence MAAGFHFVGVGVSEERPKLPLELTAPAQLPWFRRLAARMLGRGLSRLQAQHRDSWFQGHASGQRTGHADGLREGYEEGRIDGYEAGRQVLVIHDTRPEGHGVPGIDDSLFDDWRLPLSAELKKRFKADVAQRLAPHAQPSAAQWKMIFSDTPSTCVVAGAGAGKSTSLVLRILLLRHYLGYELDAMTVVTFTRESRKDFINRLLQVFALWQVDLGPVQARELVRTFHSRILPLVRSLPGFSQVRAFETLGSELPGGSEANAESNPFDLRINDAQRQQLNLCYRDLLGSSPRFAELIASLRREALQLKALDRDHPDVQKRVAVTQLSASRDEELCDTIEDLWFAAGAWPIKGIEPSRETVEINSSRFHFHGHIAELDAYVVLGFDPKENQQYKRPGAKLPVWAEWVIKRTLFQAFCDKPVIWLENYAAAKRLTSSLAGDAVAGPGFDYKVKGELGAAPLLDAFVGAAGFIENLGLEVNKAVGAMSFPAGDSDALFFEALALYWKALEAHLLGQSPPIMSYNRMFALFGENNPQNLQLLPDPLLRPLAHLMIDEFQDVSPQIVSWLRACLREIRRRGPAMQVGRVAQHSSLLCVGDDWQSIYGWRGSSPKYFMAFSKEFPAPSNTRVMLADNYRSHQHIIDAAEHIVKSAPAISGKKARACGPAAETPVPVKVLERDEASLAQTLLEHYRNGESVMLLYRKSSDKAAIAEHLQALVNHEAGLPAGQRRLRQLTYHSAKGLQADAVFMLGDCQYLTHSPYKNQVYRQAGLGRDGDAQAFDNAQKDEVLRLAYVAITRAARHCYWYVEKPTAEAANLPRASSQVDGRKAFFDDERERGGS encoded by the coding sequence ATGGCCGCTGGTTTTCATTTTGTTGGAGTCGGTGTGTCTGAAGAGCGTCCCAAGCTACCCCTGGAGTTGACTGCGCCCGCGCAATTACCGTGGTTCAGGCGCCTGGCGGCGCGCATGCTTGGACGCGGCCTGAGCCGTTTGCAGGCGCAACACCGCGACTCGTGGTTCCAGGGCCATGCCAGCGGTCAGCGCACCGGCCACGCCGACGGCCTGCGCGAAGGCTATGAAGAAGGGCGGATCGACGGCTACGAGGCCGGGCGCCAGGTGCTGGTGATCCACGACACCCGGCCCGAGGGCCATGGTGTGCCGGGTATCGACGACAGCCTGTTCGACGACTGGCGCCTACCGCTGAGTGCTGAGCTGAAAAAACGCTTCAAGGCCGATGTCGCCCAGCGTCTGGCGCCCCATGCGCAGCCAAGTGCGGCGCAGTGGAAGATGATCTTCAGCGATACCCCATCGACCTGTGTGGTGGCCGGCGCCGGTGCCGGCAAGTCGACGTCGCTGGTGCTGCGCATCCTGCTGCTGCGTCACTACCTGGGCTACGAGCTGGACGCCATGACCGTGGTGACCTTCACCCGTGAGTCGCGCAAGGACTTCATCAACCGCCTGCTGCAGGTGTTTGCCTTGTGGCAGGTGGATCTGGGCCCGGTCCAGGCCCGCGAGCTGGTACGCACCTTCCATTCGCGCATCCTGCCCCTGGTGCGCAGCCTGCCGGGTTTCAGCCAGGTGCGCGCGTTCGAGACCCTGGGCAGCGAACTGCCCGGCGGCAGTGAAGCCAACGCCGAGAGCAACCCGTTCGACTTGCGTATCAATGACGCTCAGCGCCAGCAACTGAACCTGTGTTACCGCGACCTGCTGGGCAGCAGCCCACGTTTTGCCGAGTTGATCGCCAGCCTGCGCCGCGAAGCCCTGCAGCTCAAGGCGCTGGACCGTGATCATCCCGATGTGCAAAAGCGCGTGGCGGTGACCCAGTTGTCGGCCAGCCGCGACGAAGAACTCTGCGACACTATCGAAGACCTGTGGTTTGCCGCCGGCGCCTGGCCGATCAAGGGTATCGAGCCGAGCCGCGAAACCGTCGAGATCAACAGCAGCCGTTTCCATTTCCACGGCCATATCGCCGAGCTGGACGCTTACGTGGTGCTGGGGTTCGACCCCAAGGAAAACCAGCAGTACAAGCGCCCAGGGGCCAAGCTGCCGGTGTGGGCGGAGTGGGTGATCAAGCGCACCCTGTTTCAAGCTTTCTGTGATAAGCCAGTGATTTGGCTAGAAAACTATGCAGCCGCCAAGCGCCTGACCTCGTCTCTGGCCGGTGATGCGGTGGCCGGTCCGGGCTTTGATTACAAGGTCAAGGGCGAGCTGGGCGCAGCACCGCTGCTGGATGCCTTTGTCGGCGCCGCCGGCTTTATCGAAAACCTCGGCCTTGAGGTCAACAAGGCGGTCGGCGCCATGAGCTTCCCGGCCGGTGACAGCGACGCGCTGTTCTTCGAGGCCTTGGCCCTGTACTGGAAAGCCCTGGAGGCGCACCTGCTCGGCCAGTCGCCGCCAATCATGAGCTACAACCGCATGTTCGCCCTGTTCGGCGAGAACAACCCGCAAAACCTGCAGCTGTTGCCCGACCCGCTGCTGCGGCCGCTGGCGCACTTGATGATCGACGAGTTCCAGGATGTCTCGCCGCAGATCGTTTCCTGGCTGCGTGCCTGCCTGCGCGAGATCCGTCGTCGCGGCCCGGCCATGCAGGTCGGGCGGGTGGCGCAGCATTCCTCGTTGCTGTGCGTGGGCGATGACTGGCAGTCGATCTACGGCTGGCGTGGCAGTTCGCCGAAGTACTTCATGGCGTTCAGCAAGGAATTCCCGGCGCCGAGCAACACGCGGGTGATGTTGGCCGACAACTACCGTAGCCACCAGCACATCATCGATGCCGCCGAGCATATCGTTAAGTCGGCGCCGGCCATCAGCGGCAAGAAGGCCAGGGCCTGCGGCCCGGCGGCCGAGACACCGGTGCCGGTCAAGGTGCTCGAGCGTGACGAGGCGAGCCTGGCCCAGACCCTGCTGGAACATTACCGCAACGGTGAGTCGGTGATGCTGCTGTACCGCAAGAGCAGCGACAAGGCGGCGATTGCCGAGCACCTGCAGGCGCTGGTCAACCACGAGGCCGGTTTGCCGGCGGGGCAACGGCGCCTGCGCCAGCTGACCTATCACAGTGCCAAGGGCCTGCAGGCCGACGCGGTGTTCATGCTCGGCGACTGCCAGTACCTGACCCACTCACCTTACAAGAACCAGGTCTATCGCCAGGCGGGGCTGGGTCGCGACGGCGACGCCCAGGCGTTCGACAATGCGCAAAAGGATGAGGTGCTGCGTCTGGCGTACGTGGCCATTACCCGCGCCGCCAGGCACTGTTACTGGTACGTCGAGAAGCCCACGGCAGAGGCGGCCAACCTGCCACGGGCCTCCAGCCAGGTGGATGGGCGCAAGGCGTTCTTCGACGATGAGCGGGAGAGGGGTGGTAGTTGA
- a CDS encoding cbb3-type cytochrome c oxidase subunit 3, producing MDDWLYALYCLSGVLFFYLVTSACLQRHSSEVDDQASLMPFADDPAVARRVEAATGKPVPAVAPDAALKA from the coding sequence ATGGATGACTGGCTGTATGCACTGTATTGCCTGAGCGGCGTACTGTTCTTCTACCTGGTCACCAGCGCCTGCCTGCAGCGCCACAGCAGCGAAGTGGACGATCAGGCCAGCCTGATGCCCTTCGCTGACGATCCGGCGGTTGCCCGCCGGGTCGAGGCTGCCACCGGCAAACCGGTGCCGGCGGTGGCGCCGGATGCGGCGCTGAAGGCCTGA
- the ccoN gene encoding cytochrome-c oxidase, cbb3-type subunit I has translation MSTHQQAQAYNYKVVRQFVVMTVVWGIVGMAMGVWIASQLVWPELNLDLPWTSFGRLRPLHTSLVIFGFAGSAQFAASYYAVQRTCQVRLFSDKLAAFTFWGWQATIVIMLISLPLGLTTTKEYAEIEFTGAVWMAIVWVAYGIVFFATLMRRKAKHIYVGNWFFGAFIVVIAMLHVVNHLSIPVSWFKSYPVYSGATDAMVQWWYGHNAVGFFLTTGFLGMMYYFVPKQVGRPVYSYRLSIVHFWALITLYIWAGPHHLHYTALPDWAQSLGMAMSLILLAPSWGGMINGMMTLSGAWHKLRSDPILRFLVLSLAFYGMSTFEGPMMAIKTVNALSHYTDWTIGHVHAGALGWVAMITFGSLYHMIPKVFGREQMHSIGMINAHFWLATIGTVLYIASMWVNGIAQGLMWRATNDDGTLTYAFVEALVASHPGFIVRFVGGVCFLSGMLLMAYNTWRTVRVADEKLALNNASLA, from the coding sequence ATGAGCACACATCAACAGGCGCAGGCCTATAACTACAAGGTGGTCCGACAATTCGTCGTCATGACGGTGGTCTGGGGGATCGTCGGCATGGCCATGGGCGTCTGGATCGCCTCGCAACTGGTCTGGCCCGAGCTCAACCTCGACCTGCCGTGGACGTCGTTCGGTCGCCTGCGCCCACTGCACACCAGCCTGGTGATTTTCGGCTTTGCCGGTAGCGCGCAATTTGCCGCCAGTTACTACGCGGTACAGCGCACCTGCCAGGTGCGGCTGTTCAGCGACAAGCTCGCCGCCTTCACCTTCTGGGGCTGGCAGGCGACCATCGTGATCATGCTGATCAGCCTGCCCCTGGGCCTGACCACCACCAAGGAATACGCCGAGATCGAATTCACCGGCGCGGTGTGGATGGCCATTGTCTGGGTCGCCTACGGCATCGTGTTCTTCGCCACCCTGATGCGCCGCAAAGCCAAGCACATCTATGTCGGCAACTGGTTCTTCGGCGCCTTCATCGTGGTGATCGCCATGCTGCACGTGGTCAACCACCTGTCGATCCCGGTGAGCTGGTTCAAGTCCTACCCGGTGTACTCCGGCGCCACCGATGCCATGGTCCAGTGGTGGTACGGCCACAACGCCGTAGGCTTCTTCCTGACCACCGGTTTTCTGGGGATGATGTACTACTTCGTGCCCAAGCAGGTCGGCCGCCCGGTGTATTCCTACCGGCTGTCGATCGTGCACTTCTGGGCGTTGATCACCCTGTACATCTGGGCCGGTCCTCACCACCTGCACTACACCGCCCTGCCCGACTGGGCGCAGTCGCTGGGCATGGCCATGTCGCTGATCCTCCTGGCGCCCAGCTGGGGCGGCATGATCAACGGCATGATGACCCTCTCCGGTGCCTGGCATAAGCTGCGCAGCGACCCGATCCTGCGCTTTCTGGTGCTGTCGCTGGCGTTCTACGGCATGTCGACCTTCGAAGGCCCGATGATGGCGATCAAGACCGTCAACGCCCTGTCCCACTACACCGACTGGACCATCGGCCACGTCCACGCTGGCGCCTTGGGCTGGGTGGCGATGATCACCTTCGGTTCGCTGTACCACATGATTCCGAAAGTGTTTGGCCGCGAGCAGATGCACAGTATCGGCATGATCAACGCGCACTTCTGGCTGGCGACCATCGGCACCGTGCTGTACATCGCCTCGATGTGGGTCAACGGCATCGCCCAGGGCCTGATGTGGCGCGCCACCAACGACGACGGCACGCTGACCTACGCCTTCGTCGAGGCGCTGGTGGCCAGCCACCCGGGCTTTATCGTGCGCTTTGTCGGTGGTGTGTGCTTCTTGAGCGGCATGCTGCTGATGGCCTACAACACCTGGCGCACCGTGCGCGTGGCCGATGAAAAACTGGCGCTGAACAACGCCAGCCTGGCCTAG
- a CDS encoding phosphopantetheine-binding protein, which translates to MKLSKELVLQAKATFGTPTYLYDEAVLRSSFNELRDALPDCVDIFYALKVNPNLSLVKLIRSYGGNTEVCSLGELEIALKAGVDAQDIIFLGPYKKPEEHRRALEVGVFAIVVESETELRKLSALAGELGCVAPVAIRINPNFSASGSPWKMGGRPTHFGIQEDTAVANFGDYAALPNLQIKGIHVYNGTKILDAQSVYDNAKYILGLYRNLSRRYNLDMRMVDVGGGLGIKYYENENELDTRQLKQLLVPLFEAFNQQFPQTRIIVESGRFIAGKCGALLVTVDNIKENHGKTFAVTDGGTNCHGAAAGSGQVLKRNFRIVHATGSTGAALREYHISGPLCSPDDLLARDLQIETLAEGDILAVTASGAYGPSASPTLFHSHGHPAEVIVSNGQLFLARARQTALDIRDSHADVPLAAMLGGAPAVAEPTPIAQAATQRQLSEILRVVLKLPESTAINADSHLRDDLGLDSLTSMELLVNLEDDIEGFFVNPDTIVPGHFNTVASLAGYIDAHRLPSAPRRARHEVQHEGV; encoded by the coding sequence ATGAAGCTTTCCAAGGAACTGGTCCTCCAGGCAAAAGCGACGTTCGGGACACCGACTTACCTCTACGATGAAGCCGTGCTACGCAGCAGTTTCAACGAATTGCGCGACGCATTGCCGGACTGCGTGGATATCTTCTATGCGCTGAAGGTCAACCCGAACCTGTCCCTGGTGAAACTGATCCGCTCTTATGGCGGCAATACCGAGGTCTGCTCGCTGGGCGAGCTGGAAATCGCCCTCAAGGCCGGGGTCGATGCCCAGGACATCATTTTCCTTGGCCCGTACAAAAAGCCCGAGGAACACCGGCGCGCCCTGGAAGTCGGGGTGTTTGCCATCGTCGTCGAATCCGAGACCGAGCTGCGCAAGCTGTCGGCACTGGCCGGCGAGCTCGGCTGCGTGGCCCCGGTGGCGATCCGCATCAACCCGAATTTCTCTGCCTCCGGCTCGCCGTGGAAGATGGGCGGTCGGCCGACCCATTTCGGTATCCAGGAAGACACCGCAGTGGCCAACTTCGGCGACTACGCGGCGCTGCCTAACCTGCAGATCAAGGGCATCCACGTTTATAACGGGACCAAGATCCTCGACGCGCAGTCGGTCTACGACAATGCCAAGTACATCCTCGGCCTGTACCGCAACCTGAGCCGGCGCTACAACCTGGACATGCGCATGGTCGACGTCGGCGGCGGCCTGGGCATCAAGTACTACGAGAACGAAAACGAACTCGACACCCGCCAGCTCAAACAATTGCTGGTGCCCCTGTTCGAGGCGTTCAACCAGCAGTTTCCGCAGACCCGCATCATTGTCGAGTCCGGGCGCTTCATTGCCGGCAAGTGCGGCGCCTTGCTGGTGACCGTCGACAACATCAAGGAAAACCACGGCAAGACCTTTGCCGTCACCGATGGCGGCACCAACTGCCACGGCGCCGCCGCTGGCAGCGGCCAGGTGCTCAAACGCAACTTTCGTATCGTGCATGCCACCGGCAGCACCGGCGCTGCGCTGCGCGAGTACCATATCTCCGGGCCGCTCTGCAGCCCCGATGACCTGTTGGCCCGTGACCTGCAGATCGAGACCCTGGCCGAAGGCGATATCCTTGCTGTCACCGCCTCGGGCGCCTATGGCCCATCGGCATCACCCACCCTGTTTCACAGCCACGGCCACCCGGCCGAAGTGATCGTCAGCAACGGTCAGTTGTTCCTCGCCCGCGCCCGGCAGACTGCCCTGGACATCCGCGACAGCCATGCCGACGTACCGCTGGCGGCCATGCTCGGCGGTGCGCCAGCGGTGGCTGAGCCGACGCCGATCGCCCAGGCCGCGACCCAGCGTCAGCTCAGCGAGATCCTGCGGGTGGTGCTCAAGCTGCCGGAAAGCACGGCGATCAACGCCGACTCGCACCTGCGCGATGACCTGGGGCTGGACTCGCTGACCTCCATGGAGCTGTTGGTCAACCTCGAAGACGATATCGAAGGCTTCTTCGTCAATCCCGACACCATCGTCCCTGGCCACTTCAATACCGTTGCGAGTCTGGCCGGCTACATCGACGCCCATCGTCTGCCGAGCGCGCCGCGTCGGGCGCGTCACGAGGTGCAGCATGAAGGCGTCTGA
- a CDS encoding class I adenylate-forming enzyme family protein: MKASDVLLQQVLEGPNGLHPDKAAIIYADETYTYAQLEDASGRLAAGLQVNGLQRQERVVVCLGNRVETVCAFWGVLRAGGVMVNVGLETPADSLDYIIRDAEASVLITTSEKFASLSSSTAELSYLKAIVLLDGEADSAVTQTFESLLGQGAGIPLPCGNLDLDLAAIIYTSGSTGAPKGVMLTHRNMLAALNSLHTYLGYQASDNVLCSLPLSFDYGLYQMIMALSAGATLVLEKEFTWPIFLIKKIRQYQVTVIPFVPTMLMLLHEYAHKREASFPQVRMVTNTGAALKPTHIAQMKGLFPQAQIFSMYGLTECKRCTYLPPEDIDDKPGSVGIAIPNTELWLVDDEGRRIDQPHQVGQLVIRGATVMAGYWRNPQATAQKLKPGPYPGESVLYTGDYCSLDQDGYLYFQGRMDHVIKSRGMKVSPSEVESFLYAIDGVEAAAVVGVEHASVGEGLWAFVTLGQGVGLTAAQLLERCRHGLEAHKVPLSISVEGTLPRTANGKFDLQQLQQTARNAQLAVAG; the protein is encoded by the coding sequence ATGAAGGCGTCTGACGTCCTTTTGCAGCAGGTCCTGGAGGGCCCCAACGGCCTGCACCCGGACAAAGCCGCGATCATCTATGCCGATGAAACCTACACCTATGCCCAGCTTGAAGATGCCAGCGGCCGTTTGGCCGCAGGCCTGCAGGTCAATGGCTTGCAGCGCCAGGAGCGGGTGGTGGTGTGCCTGGGCAACCGGGTCGAAACCGTCTGCGCGTTCTGGGGCGTGCTGCGGGCCGGCGGGGTGATGGTCAATGTCGGCCTGGAAACCCCGGCCGACAGCCTCGATTACATCATCCGTGATGCCGAAGCTTCGGTGCTGATCACCACCTCGGAAAAATTCGCCAGCCTGTCGTCCAGCACCGCCGAGCTGAGTTACCTCAAGGCCATCGTGCTGCTCGACGGTGAAGCCGACTCGGCAGTCACCCAGACCTTCGAAAGCCTGCTGGGGCAGGGCGCCGGCATTCCGCTGCCGTGCGGCAACCTTGACCTGGATCTGGCGGCGATCATCTACACCTCCGGTTCGACCGGGGCGCCCAAGGGCGTGATGCTCACCCACCGCAACATGCTGGCGGCGCTCAATTCCCTGCACACTTACCTGGGCTACCAGGCGAGCGACAACGTGCTGTGCTCGTTGCCGCTGTCGTTCGACTACGGCCTGTACCAGATGATCATGGCCCTGAGCGCGGGCGCGACCCTGGTGCTGGAAAAGGAATTCACCTGGCCGATCTTCCTGATCAAGAAGATTCGTCAGTATCAGGTCACGGTGATTCCGTTTGTGCCGACCATGCTCATGCTGCTGCACGAGTATGCGCACAAGCGCGAAGCCAGCTTCCCCCAGGTGCGCATGGTGACCAACACCGGCGCGGCCCTGAAGCCGACCCACATCGCGCAGATGAAGGGCCTGTTCCCCCAGGCGCAGATCTTTTCCATGTATGGCCTGACCGAATGCAAGCGCTGCACCTACTTGCCGCCCGAAGACATCGACGACAAGCCGGGCAGTGTCGGCATCGCCATTCCCAACACCGAGCTGTGGCTGGTGGACGACGAAGGGCGGCGTATCGACCAGCCGCACCAGGTCGGCCAACTGGTGATTCGCGGGGCCACGGTGATGGCCGGCTACTGGCGCAACCCCCAGGCCACCGCGCAGAAACTCAAGCCCGGCCCCTACCCGGGCGAGAGCGTGCTCTACACCGGTGACTACTGCAGCCTCGACCAGGACGGCTACCTGTACTTCCAGGGGCGCATGGACCATGTGATCAAGTCCCGGGGCATGAAAGTCAGCCCCAGCGAGGTCGAGAGCTTTCTCTATGCCATCGACGGTGTCGAGGCGGCGGCGGTGGTCGGAGTCGAACATGCATCGGTCGGCGAGGGGCTGTGGGCCTTCGTGACCTTGGGCCAAGGTGTGGGCCTGACGGCTGCGCAGTTGCTCGAACGTTGCCGGCACGGCCTGGAAGCGCACAAGGTGCCACTGTCTATCAGTGTCGAAGGCACCTTGCCGCGCACCGCCAATGGCAAGTTCGACCTGCAACAGCTGCAACAGACGGCGCGCAACGCACAACTGGCCGTGGCCGGTTGA
- a CDS encoding alpha/beta fold hydrolase, with translation MSLVNRGRDQSLDVNGNHVALRIWGNENGHPVLAVHGWLDNAASFERIAPLLEDCFVVAPDLAGHGRSEHRRGDSGYYLWEHADDMNALVDCLGWNRFSVLGHSMGSGVASILAALNKSIDSMVFVDGMGAPFTIAEEDTVEHLKKSQRLLRLALRTRLHGFSAPQTAQFDSLEAAINERRNSLDGTLCAEGARLLAMRDLLSVGDGYRWRHDPRLVLPEAMQLTERQACDFLRQISCPLHLMLGRQGLFAGAQFDKRKHALPWATQVHWHEGGHHFHLEAPSAALIEQINAALLQREAGPRQRLVNE, from the coding sequence ATGAGCCTGGTCAACAGAGGGCGCGATCAATCGCTGGATGTCAATGGCAACCATGTTGCCCTGCGGATCTGGGGCAACGAGAACGGCCACCCGGTGCTCGCGGTGCATGGCTGGCTCGATAACGCCGCCTCGTTCGAGCGCATCGCGCCGCTGCTCGAGGACTGTTTCGTGGTCGCCCCGGACCTTGCCGGGCACGGGCGCTCCGAGCACCGTCGCGGTGACAGCGGCTATTACCTGTGGGAGCACGCCGATGATATGAACGCCCTGGTCGATTGCCTGGGCTGGAATCGTTTTTCCGTGCTTGGCCATTCCATGGGCAGCGGTGTAGCGTCGATCCTGGCGGCGCTGAACAAGTCGATCGACAGCATGGTGTTTGTCGACGGCATGGGAGCGCCGTTCACCATTGCCGAAGAAGATACTGTCGAGCACCTGAAAAAATCCCAGCGCCTGCTGCGCCTGGCTTTACGCACCCGCCTGCATGGCTTTTCGGCACCGCAGACAGCGCAGTTCGACAGCCTGGAAGCGGCCATCAACGAACGGCGCAACAGCCTTGACGGTACCCTGTGTGCCGAGGGGGCGCGATTGCTGGCCATGCGTGACCTGCTCAGCGTTGGCGACGGTTATCGCTGGCGCCACGACCCACGGCTGGTGCTGCCGGAGGCCATGCAACTGACCGAGCGCCAGGCCTGTGATTTTTTACGCCAGATCAGTTGCCCCTTGCACCTGATGCTCGGGCGCCAGGGGTTGTTTGCCGGTGCCCAGTTCGACAAAAGAAAACACGCCTTGCCCTGGGCTACCCAGGTGCACTGGCATGAGGGCGGCCACCATTTTCACCTGGAAGCGCCCAGCGCGGCGTTGATCGAGCAGATCAACGCGGCGCTGCTCCAGCGTGAGGCCGGGCCGCGACAACGATTAGTCAATGAGTAA
- the rpe gene encoding ribulose-phosphate 3-epimerase, producing MKEFWIAPSILAADFARLGAEAEQVLAAGADVIHVDVMDNHYVPNLTMGPQFCKALRNHGITAPIDVHLMVTPVDGMIQAFAEAGADYISIHPEATLHLDRSLQLIKDLGCKAGLVFNPASTLDAAQYVLDKLDLILLMSVNPGFGGQKFIHSVLPKIAAARKLIDDSGRAIRLEVDGGVNLETIGQVAAAGADMFVAGTAIFAQSDYRATIEALRREIAQAVPNRH from the coding sequence GTGAAAGAGTTCTGGATTGCACCGTCGATTCTGGCCGCCGATTTCGCCCGCCTTGGCGCTGAAGCCGAGCAGGTACTGGCCGCCGGTGCCGATGTCATCCATGTCGATGTGATGGACAACCACTATGTGCCCAACCTGACCATGGGCCCGCAGTTCTGCAAGGCCCTGCGCAACCATGGCATCACCGCGCCCATCGATGTGCACTTGATGGTCACTCCGGTGGACGGGATGATCCAGGCCTTTGCCGAGGCGGGTGCCGACTATATTTCGATCCACCCCGAAGCCACCCTGCACCTGGATCGCTCGCTGCAGTTGATCAAGGACCTGGGCTGCAAGGCGGGCCTGGTGTTCAACCCGGCCAGCACCCTGGATGCTGCACAGTACGTGCTCGACAAGCTCGACCTGATCCTGCTGATGTCGGTCAACCCGGGCTTTGGCGGGCAGAAGTTCATCCACTCGGTATTGCCCAAGATTGCTGCAGCGCGCAAGCTGATCGATGACAGTGGCCGGGCGATCCGCCTTGAGGTGGACGGTGGCGTCAACCTGGAGACCATCGGCCAGGTGGCCGCCGCAGGCGCCGATATGTTCGTCGCCGGAACAGCGATTTTTGCCCAGAGCGATTACCGCGCTACCATCGAGGCTTTGCGCCGCGAGATTGCCCAAGCTGTGCCCAACCGCCACTGA
- the hemE gene encoding uroporphyrinogen decarboxylase: protein MRQAGRYLPEYRELRARAGSLLSLARNPDYATEATLQPLRRFNLDAAIVYSDILSVPDAMGLGLYFGRGEVPRFRHPLRDEQAIKRLRVPAPQALEYLYQTVAQARRELDPRTALIGFAGSPWTLACYMVEGGPPGDFQLIKNMLYRRPELLAQILQVTSLAVAASLNAQIESGAQALMIFDTWGGALADGAYQRFSLFYMREVLARLHKTHQGQRVPSILYTKGGSPWLAQMADSGADALSLDPTCDLGMARQLVGHSVALQGNLDPSVLLGDTACIRREVQRTLQAFGPAAPGYGHVFNLGHGICPATSPEAVTTLVEAVHEFSRVRGGAHA, encoded by the coding sequence ATGCGCCAGGCCGGGCGATACCTGCCTGAGTACCGTGAACTGCGGGCCCGGGCCGGGTCGTTGCTGAGCCTGGCGAGAAACCCCGATTACGCCACTGAAGCTACCTTGCAGCCCTTGCGCCGTTTCAACCTGGATGCGGCCATCGTATACTCCGACATCCTCAGCGTGCCCGATGCCATGGGCCTGGGCCTGTATTTTGGGCGCGGCGAGGTTCCGCGCTTTCGCCATCCGTTGCGCGACGAACAGGCCATCAAACGCTTGCGCGTGCCCGCGCCCCAAGCCCTGGAGTATCTGTACCAGACCGTGGCCCAGGCGCGTCGCGAACTGGACCCCAGGACCGCCTTGATCGGTTTTGCCGGCAGCCCCTGGACCCTGGCCTGCTACATGGTCGAAGGCGGGCCGCCAGGTGATTTTCAGCTGATCAAGAACATGCTCTACCGCCGCCCGGAGTTGCTGGCGCAGATTCTCCAGGTCACAAGCCTGGCGGTGGCGGCCAGCCTGAATGCGCAGATCGAGTCCGGTGCCCAGGCCCTGATGATCTTCGACACCTGGGGTGGCGCGCTGGCCGACGGCGCCTACCAGCGCTTTTCGCTGTTCTACATGCGTGAAGTGCTGGCACGCTTGCACAAGACCCATCAGGGCCAACGGGTGCCGTCGATCCTCTACACCAAGGGCGGTAGCCCCTGGCTTGCGCAGATGGCCGACAGCGGCGCCGACGCCCTGAGCCTGGACCCGACCTGTGACCTGGGCATGGCCCGGCAACTGGTCGGCCACAGCGTGGCCTTGCAAGGTAACCTTGACCCCAGCGTACTGCTCGGCGATACCGCCTGCATTCGCCGCGAAGTGCAGCGCACCTTGCAGGCCTTCGGCCCTGCGGCGCCGGGTTATGGTCATGTGTTCAACCTGGGCCACGGAATTTGCCCGGCAACTTCGCCAGAGGCCGTCACGACCCTGGTCGAGGCGGTGCATGAATTCAGTCGCGTGCGCGGAGGTGCCCATGCTTGA
- a CDS encoding MarR family winged helix-turn-helix transcriptional regulator — translation MLDPTFDFDRMLCFSLYSTANAMVRDYAEPLKARGVTYPQLLVMAGLWGQDDVSMSALSELTLFDLGTLTPIVKRLADNGFLTVYLDPSDRRRRNLLLTDKGRELKALAAQVFGNMACKIDLGEGEVEQVLDVCHRIRSRLR, via the coding sequence ATGCTTGATCCAACCTTTGATTTCGACCGGATGCTTTGTTTTTCGCTGTACTCCACCGCCAATGCCATGGTCCGCGACTATGCCGAACCACTGAAGGCGCGTGGGGTGACCTACCCGCAGCTGCTGGTGATGGCCGGGTTATGGGGCCAGGACGATGTTTCGATGAGTGCCCTGAGCGAGCTGACCCTGTTCGACCTCGGCACCCTGACACCGATCGTCAAGCGCCTGGCAGACAACGGCTTTCTCACCGTCTATCTCGACCCCAGCGACCGCCGCCGGCGCAACTTGTTGCTGACTGACAAGGGCCGCGAGCTCAAGGCACTGGCAGCTCAGGTGTTCGGTAACATGGCCTGCAAGATCGACCTGGGCGAGGGGGAGGTGGAGCAGGTGCTGGACGTGTGCCACCGGATCAGGTCGCGCTTGCGCTAG